A DNA window from Calditrichota bacterium contains the following coding sequences:
- a CDS encoding 6,7-dimethyl-8-ribityllumazine synthase, whose translation MNTTSLEGQLSSRGLHFALLVSRFNDFIGQRLLEGAIDCIERHGDGEAHCTVIKVPGAFDIPATAFKLASSGKYDAVVCLGAVIRGATPHFDYVAAEVAKGVAQVAMQGRVPVTFGVLTTDTIEQAVERAGTKSGNKGWDAALAAIELANLWKSL comes from the coding sequence ATGAATACAACTTCACTTGAGGGTCAACTCTCATCGCGAGGCTTGCATTTCGCGCTGCTTGTCAGCCGGTTCAACGATTTCATAGGCCAGAGGCTGTTGGAAGGTGCGATCGATTGCATCGAACGACACGGGGATGGTGAAGCGCATTGCACAGTGATTAAAGTGCCGGGCGCTTTCGACATTCCAGCGACGGCATTCAAGTTGGCGTCGTCCGGCAAATATGACGCAGTTGTCTGTCTCGGTGCGGTTATTCGGGGCGCGACGCCGCACTTCGATTATGTAGCAGCAGAAGTGGCCAAAGGCGTGGCACAGGTCGCAATGCAGGGGAGGGTTCCGGTTACCTTTGGGGTCTTGACCACTGACACCATCGAGCAAGCCGTCGAACGAGCCGGCACCAAATCGGGCAACAAGGGCTGGGACGCGGCGCTTGCCGCTATCGAACTCGCCAATCTCTGGAAGTCTCTCTGA
- a CDS encoding class I SAM-dependent rRNA methyltransferase — MNYNTLHLKPEKHLRIAAGHLWAFAGEIRESLKDLPPGSAVSLCESRGRLLGRGYVNPHSLIAVRLLTRGEEAWDEGLFRRRIANALEYRRIRLGGGDDLSGRAYRLIYSESDGLPGLVVDHYAGHLVLQSLTAGIEARLGEVVAALEAVIEPQSIFLKGQSPYRRLEGLPEADRQLTGTTHAEIQFSEGRLTLSAHPLDGQKTGFYLDQFANRQLLTDRFISPGSRVLDLYSYTGAWGLSAVAAGAGEAVMVDSSGRAISWGMEDARRNGLSDRALFVEADVEIFLKDAASRGSRWDVVILDPPALIPNRSAVAAGRRAYLALNRAAVKVVAPGGMLVTCSCSHLMTREMHLAVIGEAAARESRRIRLAAAGGHSPDHPILPGHPETEYLKCWFVSVET, encoded by the coding sequence TTGAATTACAACACGCTCCACCTCAAGCCGGAAAAGCATCTTCGCATCGCCGCCGGGCACCTCTGGGCCTTCGCCGGTGAGATTCGCGAGAGCCTGAAAGATCTTCCGCCCGGCTCCGCGGTGTCGCTCTGCGAGTCTCGTGGGCGGCTCCTCGGACGCGGCTATGTCAACCCGCACTCGCTCATCGCCGTCCGGCTTCTGACGCGTGGCGAAGAAGCGTGGGATGAGGGTCTCTTTAGGCGTCGGATAGCAAATGCGCTGGAGTATCGCCGGATCCGGTTGGGAGGAGGTGACGACCTGTCGGGTCGTGCCTATCGACTGATCTATTCCGAGTCGGACGGTCTACCGGGTCTTGTCGTCGATCACTATGCCGGCCATTTGGTCCTCCAGTCCCTCACCGCCGGGATAGAAGCAAGGCTGGGTGAAGTCGTAGCGGCACTGGAAGCGGTTATTGAACCACAGAGCATCTTTTTGAAGGGCCAGAGTCCCTATCGCCGATTGGAAGGCCTCCCCGAAGCGGATCGTCAACTGACCGGAACGACGCACGCGGAGATCCAGTTTAGTGAAGGGAGGTTGACTCTTTCGGCGCATCCGCTTGACGGGCAGAAGACCGGCTTCTATCTTGACCAGTTTGCCAACCGGCAATTGCTAACCGACCGCTTCATTAGCCCCGGCTCCAGGGTGCTCGATCTTTACTCCTATACCGGCGCATGGGGGCTGTCGGCAGTTGCTGCTGGAGCCGGGGAAGCAGTCATGGTCGATTCTTCGGGCAGGGCGATCTCCTGGGGGATGGAGGATGCCCGTCGAAACGGTCTTTCAGACCGGGCACTCTTCGTTGAGGCCGATGTAGAGATTTTTCTCAAGGATGCGGCATCACGTGGCAGCCGGTGGGATGTGGTCATCCTCGATCCGCCGGCATTGATACCGAACCGGAGTGCAGTCGCCGCCGGGAGAAGAGCCTACCTGGCGCTCAATCGGGCGGCTGTAAAAGTCGTTGCGCCGGGGGGGATGCTGGTTACTTGTTCATGTTCGCACTTGATGACACGGGAGATGCACCTTGCCGTGATAGGTGAGGCTGCAGCCCGCGAAAGCCGTCGAATACGGCTTGCGGCCGCCGGAGGCCATTCGCCCGATCACCCGATCCTGCCGGGTCACCCTGAGACCGAATATCTGAAGTGCTGGTTCGTTTCCGTCGAGACCTAA
- a CDS encoding DinB family protein: MINVLAEALTILPRTPVLFDGLLRHLPEEVVRATEGPETWSAFDVIGHLNYAERASWRQRISMILETGEGSTFPQFDREAQFRESSGKSMDDLLDDFLTLRSGNVSWLTGLDLAEADLSRTGTHPSFGRVTLGNLIATWPAHDLTHVFQVVRVIGKRFKEPMGPWTVYNRLVGIEV, from the coding sequence ATGATAAACGTTCTCGCTGAAGCCCTCACTATTCTGCCTCGCACCCCGGTGCTTTTCGATGGATTATTGCGCCACCTTCCGGAGGAGGTCGTCCGCGCCACTGAAGGTCCTGAGACCTGGAGCGCTTTCGACGTAATCGGGCATTTAAACTATGCTGAACGTGCATCCTGGCGGCAGCGCATATCGATGATCCTCGAAACTGGAGAGGGTTCGACCTTCCCGCAGTTCGACCGGGAAGCGCAATTTCGCGAGTCTTCAGGGAAGTCGATGGACGACTTGCTCGATGACTTCCTGACATTACGGTCGGGGAATGTATCCTGGTTAACCGGACTCGACTTAGCGGAGGCAGACCTGTCACGCACCGGAACGCATCCGTCGTTCGGGCGTGTAACGCTTGGCAACCTGATCGCCACCTGGCCGGCGCACGATTTGACGCATGTTTTTCAGGTCGTGCGGGTGATAGGGAAGAGGTTCAAGGAGCCGATGGGGCCCTGGACGGTTTATAACCGTCTGGTAGGGATCGAGGTCTGA
- a CDS encoding MBL fold metallo-hydrolase: MDDKIKSLLSGITWIGHASFRIENAGRVIYTDPWKLPAGIGGDGDFVLVTHDHYDHLSAPDIRKALKKGGKVIMPECCRLKFPTADRYVLPYTKLRYEGLDLYVTAAYNTDKSFHTREMGHVGYILDLDGVKAYQTGDCDAFPHMRDFSCDVVLLPVSGTYVMDPVTAVDAVRMLNPKVAIPMHYGDPDVVGSRADAERFKSLAPCEVVILDPLR, encoded by the coding sequence ATGGACGACAAGATCAAGTCTCTCCTCTCCGGTATCACTTGGATCGGGCATGCCAGTTTTCGAATCGAAAACGCCGGACGGGTTATCTACACCGATCCTTGGAAACTCCCCGCCGGTATCGGCGGTGACGGCGACTTCGTTCTGGTAACCCATGACCATTACGACCACCTCTCGGCACCGGACATCAGAAAGGCGCTGAAAAAAGGTGGAAAAGTGATCATGCCGGAATGCTGCCGGTTAAAGTTCCCAACGGCTGACCGGTATGTCCTGCCCTACACCAAACTCCGCTACGAAGGTCTCGATCTCTATGTAACCGCTGCTTACAACACTGATAAGTCCTTCCACACACGGGAAATGGGGCACGTCGGCTACATCCTCGACCTGGATGGTGTTAAAGCCTATCAGACCGGCGATTGCGATGCCTTCCCTCATATGCGAGACTTTTCATGCGATGTCGTTCTTCTGCCGGTTTCTGGTACCTATGTAATGGATCCGGTTACGGCTGTCGATGCCGTCCGGATGCTGAATCCAAAAGTCGCCATCCCGATGCATTACGGCGATCCTGACGTTGTCGGAAGCCGGGCCGATGCCGAACGGTTCAAAAGTCTTGCACCATGTGAGGTGGTCATTCTCGATCCCTTGCGGTGA
- a CDS encoding NADH-quinone oxidoreductase subunit D: MTTTREMILPASGNMALAMGPSHPAMHGIVRINLELDGEVIVNASVDIGFLHRAFEKMVERHPWNQAIVYTDRLNYVSAMINNVGYCLAVEKLLDVEVPERGVYLRVIMSELSRVADHLTCVGAQVMETGAMTAFLYAMKAREWIWEIVEMACGARVTTNWTRVGGLMADVPSEFPDAVRTRIPKVREVIKELDKLITKNRIFIDRYRNVGTMPREDAVSWGFTGPLLRASGVAFDVRRDQPYLNYDEFDFDIPVGTIGDVYDRYMVRLYEMEQSLRIVDQALDRLPGGPVSTDDKHITLPDKVDVYGNIEGLMHQFKLIMDGHGIQPPPGEVYQAVEGANGELGFYVISTGTDTPYKCRCRPPCFPLVAAMPRMIIGQMISDVIPIFGSVNMIGGELDR; this comes from the coding sequence ATGACCACCACCCGTGAAATGATCCTCCCGGCCAGCGGCAATATGGCACTGGCGATGGGACCGAGCCACCCGGCGATGCACGGCATCGTCCGCATTAACCTTGAACTCGATGGCGAAGTGATCGTCAACGCCTCGGTTGACATCGGATTTTTGCACCGCGCCTTTGAGAAGATGGTCGAGCGCCACCCGTGGAACCAGGCGATCGTCTATACCGACCGCCTCAACTACGTTTCGGCGATGATCAACAATGTCGGTTACTGCCTCGCGGTAGAGAAACTGCTCGACGTTGAAGTGCCGGAGCGCGGCGTTTATCTGCGCGTCATCATGTCCGAGTTGTCGAGAGTAGCCGACCACCTCACCTGTGTCGGAGCGCAGGTGATGGAGACGGGCGCCATGACCGCCTTCCTCTACGCGATGAAGGCGCGGGAGTGGATTTGGGAAATCGTCGAGATGGCTTGTGGAGCGCGAGTAACGACGAACTGGACGCGGGTCGGCGGGCTAATGGCAGATGTTCCCTCGGAGTTCCCCGACGCCGTTCGGACGCGCATTCCGAAGGTGAGGGAAGTGATCAAGGAACTCGACAAATTGATTACCAAGAACCGCATCTTCATCGACCGCTATCGCAACGTCGGGACGATGCCCAGGGAGGATGCGGTATCCTGGGGATTCACCGGACCGCTCCTGCGGGCATCGGGAGTGGCATTCGATGTCCGGCGCGACCAGCCCTATCTGAACTACGACGAATTCGACTTCGACATTCCGGTCGGCACCATCGGCGACGTCTATGACCGCTATATGGTGCGCCTCTACGAGATGGAGCAGTCCCTCCGTATTGTCGATCAGGCGCTCGACCGCCTGCCAGGTGGACCGGTTTCCACTGACGACAAGCACATCACCCTGCCCGACAAGGTCGATGTCTATGGCAACATTGAGGGCCTTATGCACCAGTTCAAGTTGATCATGGACGGGCATGGCATTCAGCCGCCGCCGGGTGAGGTCTATCAAGCCGTTGAGGGCGCCAATGGCGAATTGGGTTTCTACGTTATATCTACAGGCACCGACACCCCTTACAAATGCCGCTGCCGACCGCCTTGCTTCCCGCTGGTGGCTGCGATGCCCCGAATGATCATCGGTCAAATGATTTCGGACGTAATTCCGATCTTCGGATCGGTCAATATGATCGGCGGGGAGTTGGATCGTTAG
- a CDS encoding T9SS type A sorting domain-containing protein — translation MIINNQASFGGALAVLHGARMLVENCLIMGNTAISYGGVAYGRDRARIDFVNCTIYGNRAEEGGGAIAASFGFSPLFKNSILWNNGAGQIYCVPSGNGWPSIYALYSDIEGGRDAVDLNGGNDLVERWDEILNADPRFVDPDEDDFHLRANSPCIDAGDPDSPRDPDGTRADMGAYPFHQRDIDVPTEVIVFPPTLYGQSSMRSLEVSNIGWTPLEIDSIYLEIVATIEIDSIPRLPFNLGPGESFTLDFTFHPLPVEALWNVVNIESDDPDEPIVRVGLRGEVIESVEGDSPLAPTLSLSAFPNPFNSAMTIEFDVPVSMAGKIMDMRVVDLAGRIMENLTPTSRLEAGRHLLNWDANRIPAGFYLIQLEIGGHALQRKVVLLK, via the coding sequence GTGATAATCAATAATCAAGCGTCTTTTGGTGGGGCGCTGGCAGTCCTTCACGGCGCCCGGATGCTGGTCGAGAACTGCCTCATCATGGGCAATACTGCCATAAGTTACGGCGGCGTCGCCTATGGCCGCGACCGGGCGCGCATCGATTTCGTCAACTGCACGATATACGGCAACCGGGCTGAGGAGGGCGGGGGAGCCATTGCAGCAAGTTTCGGCTTTTCGCCCTTGTTCAAGAACTCTATCCTCTGGAACAATGGCGCCGGACAAATCTACTGCGTTCCCTCCGGCAATGGCTGGCCGTCTATCTACGCGCTCTATTCGGACATCGAAGGCGGCCGGGACGCCGTGGACCTGAACGGTGGGAATGACCTGGTCGAGCGATGGGATGAGATTCTGAATGCCGATCCGCGCTTCGTCGATCCGGACGAGGACGACTTCCATCTCCGCGCCAATTCCCCCTGCATCGACGCCGGTGACCCCGATTCACCGCGCGATCCCGACGGCACCCGCGCCGATATGGGGGCTTACCCATTCCATCAGAGAGACATTGACGTGCCGACTGAGGTGATCGTCTTTCCACCCACTCTTTACGGCCAGTCGTCAATGAGAAGTCTTGAAGTGTCGAATATAGGCTGGACACCTCTTGAAATCGACAGCATCTACTTGGAGATTGTCGCAACAATTGAAATCGACTCTATACCTCGATTGCCGTTCAATCTTGGGCCAGGTGAGTCTTTTACTCTTGACTTCACTTTCCATCCTCTTCCCGTTGAGGCGCTTTGGAATGTTGTAAACATTGAATCCGACGACCCTGACGAACCGATTGTACGAGTTGGGCTGCGTGGCGAGGTCATTGAAAGCGTTGAGGGGGATTCACCACTCGCGCCCACCCTTTCGCTGTCGGCATTCCCCAACCCGTTCAATTCTGCAATGACAATCGAATTCGACGTGCCAGTCTCTATGGCAGGAAAGATAATGGACATGCGCGTTGTAGACCTGGCAGGGCGAATCATGGAGAATCTAACACCAACTAGTCGGCTGGAGGCGGGGAGGCACCTATTGAATTGGGACGCCAATAGGATCCCCGCGGGTTTCTACCTAATCCAGTTAGAGATCGGAGGGCATGCGTTGCAGAGAAAGGTGGTATTGTTGAAGTGA
- a CDS encoding metal ABC transporter permease: MTTLIEALPLVGTALAAALVLGGMHSYLGFHIVRRGVIFVDLAMAQMAALGVAAGLVLGWGGEGLSGYALALASTLVGALVIAFLRRAADSVPLEAYIGIVFVSAQALAIMLLSRTPGGTEHLREALIGMLLTVSPKQLATTALIYLVIGVVHFLLRKRFLLVTVHPVESLQKGMNLFYWDLLFYSLFGLVVTLAVRMAGILLVFGLLVIPASAGILLSDRTGVRLAIGWVFSALTTLVGIVAALRLDLPLAPAILLAMTAGLGVVGLIRKR; encoded by the coding sequence GTGACGACACTCATCGAAGCCTTACCGTTGGTTGGAACAGCGCTCGCAGCAGCGCTTGTTCTCGGCGGGATGCATTCCTATCTCGGATTCCACATTGTCCGGCGGGGAGTGATCTTCGTTGACTTGGCAATGGCTCAGATGGCAGCGTTAGGAGTTGCTGCAGGGCTGGTCCTTGGCTGGGGTGGTGAAGGACTATCCGGCTATGCCCTCGCCCTCGCTTCGACACTTGTGGGGGCATTAGTGATTGCGTTCTTACGTCGGGCGGCCGATAGCGTGCCGCTTGAGGCTTATATTGGGATCGTCTTTGTTTCAGCACAGGCATTGGCGATCATGCTGCTCTCGCGCACTCCCGGCGGTACCGAGCACCTAAGAGAGGCGCTCATCGGGATGCTCCTGACGGTCTCCCCTAAGCAACTTGCCACTACGGCTTTGATTTATCTTGTCATAGGAGTGGTTCACTTTCTTTTAAGGAAGCGTTTTCTTCTGGTGACCGTCCATCCCGTCGAATCACTGCAGAAAGGTATGAACCTGTTCTATTGGGATTTGCTTTTTTACAGCCTTTTCGGATTAGTGGTGACGTTGGCCGTGCGAATGGCGGGAATACTGCTTGTCTTTGGGTTGTTGGTCATACCGGCATCGGCGGGTATCCTTCTATCCGATCGGACTGGAGTCCGGCTTGCAATAGGATGGGTATTCTCGGCACTCACTACCCTTGTAGGGATCGTTGCAGCCTTGAGGCTTGACTTGCCGCTCGCTCCGGCTATATTGCTGGCAATGACTGCCGGATTGGGAGTGGTGGGGCTGATTCGAAAGAGATAA
- a CDS encoding RidA family protein encodes MNVNGDSHLNPQRRNISSGSPWEPIIGYSRAVSIGGLVFVSGTTATDEFGNVVGEGDVYVQTLCALRKIDQALSEAGSSRTDVVRTRMFVTDISTWKEVGRAHQEFFGNIRPAATMVEVKRLISPGLLVEIEVDAVTGEPYHLTNRT; translated from the coding sequence ATGAATGTTAATGGTGACAGCCACTTGAATCCTCAGCGAAGGAACATCTCATCCGGTTCACCCTGGGAGCCTATAATAGGCTATAGCCGTGCGGTGAGTATAGGGGGGCTGGTGTTCGTTTCGGGGACTACGGCTACGGACGAATTCGGCAATGTGGTTGGTGAAGGTGACGTCTATGTGCAAACCCTGTGCGCACTGCGAAAGATAGATCAGGCGCTGTCTGAAGCCGGATCTTCCAGGACCGACGTAGTCCGAACGCGAATGTTCGTCACCGACATCTCAACCTGGAAGGAGGTCGGTCGTGCCCACCAGGAGTTCTTTGGTAATATCCGCCCGGCAGCGACAATGGTTGAAGTCAAGAGACTTATCTCACCCGGACTTTTGGTGGAGATTGAAGTAGATGCCGTGACCGGAGAGCCTTACCATCTGACTAATCGAACCTGA
- a CDS encoding cysteine hydrolase: MSPYVSRDNLNERTSDWLGRIAPFNSHDFALADRSALMVIDMQTFFLTPGSPTFTEGGPAVMGNVRQLIDAFRQANRPVIYTRHVHDAALNDAGIMGWWWQGMCVDGTPESEVHPDIAPLPGEKVVAKHRYSAFYNTDLETVLRVLKVEDLVICGIMTNMCCESTARDAYYRDYRVHFLADATGSICEEMHLASLLNLALGFARITTTGKILKEVEALAAVAA, from the coding sequence ATGTCCCCTTACGTATCGCGCGACAATCTCAACGAACGAACCTCCGACTGGCTCGGCCGGATCGCGCCCTTCAATTCTCACGACTTTGCCCTCGCCGACCGTTCGGCGCTGATGGTGATCGATATGCAGACCTTCTTCCTGACTCCCGGTTCACCGACATTCACTGAAGGCGGCCCGGCGGTGATGGGTAACGTCCGGCAGCTTATCGATGCCTTTCGCCAGGCGAACCGGCCGGTTATCTATACCCGTCACGTCCACGATGCAGCGCTCAACGACGCCGGCATCATGGGCTGGTGGTGGCAGGGAATGTGCGTCGATGGGACGCCGGAGTCGGAGGTGCATCCTGACATCGCACCGCTGCCCGGTGAAAAGGTCGTCGCAAAACACCGCTACTCGGCATTCTACAACACCGACCTCGAGACTGTCCTGCGCGTCTTGAAGGTCGAAGACCTCGTAATCTGCGGCATCATGACCAACATGTGCTGCGAATCGACAGCCCGCGACGCCTACTACCGCGATTACCGGGTTCATTTTCTTGCCGATGCGACCGGCTCGATCTGCGAGGAGATGCACCTGGCAAGTTTGCTCAATCTCGCGCTCGGATTCGCCCGGATTACGACCACCGGGAAGATTCTGAAAGAAGTCGAGGCACTTGCCGCCGTTGCGGCATAG
- a CDS encoding zinc ABC transporter substrate-binding protein: protein MMKKQYNTLLMIGSMTSLLLLAVQVEGKVRVVASIPDLASIAAYIGTERIDAATIARGSDDPHTVELLPSHMLKVARSDIYLKVGLGLDQWADGIIDGSRNGRLVVVDCSQGIETLEKSAGRVSAEMGDVHPFGNPHYWLDPSRGAQVAATIASALAKVDPPGGEHYFIRLAAFQEETDRRKVEWQRQLLSTPSLQLLTYHQSWVYLAAAFNLEIVGVVEPYPGIPPTASHLEKLIDLVTTNKVGLLLQEPFYPADAGRFLARRAGMRILIASPSCGGISPDDYFDHIDQIVGGIAGDVR, encoded by the coding sequence ATGATGAAAAAGCAATACAATACACTTCTCATGATAGGTAGTATGACTAGTCTGTTACTGTTGGCCGTCCAGGTCGAAGGCAAGGTTCGAGTGGTTGCATCGATTCCGGATCTCGCTTCAATCGCTGCATACATTGGCACGGAGCGGATCGACGCAGCGACTATTGCCCGAGGCTCGGACGATCCTCACACGGTCGAACTGCTCCCCTCGCATATGCTCAAGGTTGCCAGATCTGACATTTATCTAAAGGTGGGTCTCGGTCTTGACCAATGGGCTGACGGGATTATCGACGGATCACGCAACGGGCGGCTGGTGGTGGTCGATTGCTCACAGGGAATCGAGACATTGGAAAAGTCCGCTGGACGGGTATCGGCGGAGATGGGCGATGTCCATCCCTTTGGCAATCCGCATTATTGGCTCGATCCGTCGCGCGGTGCTCAAGTTGCCGCGACGATCGCTTCGGCATTGGCGAAGGTCGATCCCCCGGGTGGCGAACACTACTTTATCCGGCTTGCCGCATTTCAAGAGGAAACAGACCGCCGAAAAGTAGAGTGGCAACGGCAACTGCTTTCTACGCCGAGCCTTCAGTTGTTGACCTATCACCAGTCGTGGGTCTATTTGGCTGCGGCATTCAACCTTGAGATAGTCGGTGTTGTCGAGCCTTATCCCGGCATCCCGCCGACGGCGTCGCACCTTGAGAAGTTGATTGACCTTGTCACGACAAACAAGGTCGGATTGCTCTTGCAGGAGCCGTTTTATCCCGCGGATGCCGGCAGGTTCCTGGCGCGGCGAGCGGGTATGAGGATCCTGATAGCGTCACCGTCCTGCGGCGGCATCAGCCCGGACGACTACTTTGATCATATAGATCAAATCGTCGGCGGGATAGCAGGAGATGTCCGGTGA
- a CDS encoding ParB/RepB/Spo0J family partition protein, which yields MAYNIFPQDSIRVHQEPEEVGVSGQGCHPTDRIVNAVRRSLDEQDILPVGGISPADLETEEIVSREEGPAEVEVVTKPTGLDNAQLLPIGYVYPNPHQLRSSIEEEGLEELAASIGDIGILEPLLVYKKGRKRYLLIAGHRRLAAAQRAGLNSVPCIVVDLSEDEVLHYSLIENLQRADLTPFEEAFAIKHLIDQTGMTYREMAARIGKSAGFISDRLALLTLPKDIQEAVAEGKLSLRKALALSEIPVERVRLKLMEQGAGGGIEQFKQLIQREIDKRQRKRKPYEKWDLLPELREYARSREEVHIFKDRISLRYESPESLKQLLAELIDLLRESGVE from the coding sequence ATTGCCTATAATATCTTTCCTCAAGATTCCATCAGGGTGCATCAGGAGCCAGAAGAGGTGGGAGTTTCTGGTCAAGGTTGTCACCCGACGGATCGCATAGTAAACGCAGTTAGGAGATCATTGGACGAGCAAGACATTCTGCCGGTTGGCGGGATATCTCCGGCAGATCTAGAGACGGAAGAGATAGTGTCGCGGGAGGAGGGCCCGGCTGAAGTAGAGGTAGTCACAAAGCCGACCGGCCTTGACAACGCGCAGTTATTGCCGATCGGCTACGTCTATCCCAATCCTCATCAGTTGCGTTCCAGTATAGAGGAGGAGGGGCTGGAAGAACTTGCGGCGTCGATAGGCGACATCGGGATTCTTGAGCCGCTCCTCGTCTATAAGAAGGGGCGTAAGCGGTATCTCCTCATCGCCGGGCATCGCCGACTGGCGGCGGCACAGCGCGCCGGTCTAAACAGCGTTCCGTGCATTGTCGTCGATCTGAGCGAAGATGAAGTCCTTCATTACTCACTCATTGAGAACCTGCAGCGGGCCGACCTTACACCATTCGAAGAAGCGTTCGCGATCAAGCATTTGATCGACCAGACCGGAATGACCTATCGCGAAATGGCTGCCCGGATTGGAAAGTCAGCAGGCTTCATTTCCGATCGATTGGCGCTTTTAACGCTGCCCAAGGATATTCAGGAAGCGGTGGCCGAGGGAAAACTATCCTTGAGGAAGGCGCTGGCGCTATCGGAGATACCGGTGGAGCGAGTCCGGTTGAAACTGATGGAGCAAGGTGCGGGGGGGGGCATCGAGCAATTCAAGCAACTGATTCAGCGCGAGATAGATAAGCGTCAAAGAAAGCGCAAGCCTTATGAGAAATGGGACCTGCTGCCGGAACTGCGTGAATATGCCAGGTCGCGCGAGGAGGTGCACATCTTCAAGGACCGGATCAGTTTGCGCTACGAATCGCCGGAAAGTCTGAAGCAGTTGCTTGCCGAATTGATCGATCTTCTACGAGAATCGGGGGTGGAATGA
- the kdsB gene encoding 3-deoxy-manno-octulosonate cytidylyltransferase, translated as MILGIIPARIASTRLPGKMLLDIGGEPLLWHTWNHARLATRIDRLVIAAGDDQIASAARSWGAEVVEVFEDVQSGSDRVWRAYQLTARRIAEYAGDDIVLNIQGDEPQIDPGTIDATIGTLLSDKDAGVGTAVTPITVESDYLSPTVVKVVLDAQSRALYFSRSPIPHYVSSRASDGTPRSYRHMGLYAYRAWALERFAALPPSALENAERLEQLRLLEDGVRFAVAIVESAGQEVNTEEDLEKVRSRLRS; from the coding sequence ATGATCCTCGGCATCATCCCCGCACGCATCGCCTCAACCCGCCTCCCCGGCAAGATGCTCCTCGACATCGGTGGAGAGCCGCTTCTCTGGCATACCTGGAATCATGCCCGACTGGCAACTCGGATCGACCGGCTGGTTATTGCTGCAGGCGATGATCAAATCGCCTCTGCAGCACGCTCCTGGGGCGCTGAGGTGGTGGAGGTTTTCGAGGATGTCCAGAGTGGGTCGGATCGGGTCTGGAGGGCTTACCAACTAACCGCGCGGCGAATCGCGGAATATGCGGGTGATGATATCGTTCTCAACATTCAGGGTGATGAACCGCAGATTGACCCCGGGACCATCGATGCGACGATCGGGACGCTTTTAAGCGATAAAGATGCCGGTGTTGGCACCGCAGTCACTCCCATTACAGTCGAGTCGGATTACCTCTCACCAACTGTAGTCAAAGTCGTGCTCGATGCCCAATCTCGCGCTCTCTACTTTTCGCGTTCGCCCATACCTCACTACGTTTCATCTCGCGCCTCGGACGGCACACCACGATCTTACCGCCATATGGGTCTCTATGCTTATCGGGCGTGGGCTTTGGAACGATTTGCCGCACTGCCGCCCTCAGCGCTGGAGAACGCCGAACGGCTCGAACAGTTGCGTCTTCTAGAGGATGGCGTTAGGTTCGCCGTCGCGATAGTGGAAAGTGCCGGTCAGGAAGTGAACACCGAGGAAGACCTCGAAAAGGTGCGAAGCCGTTTGAGGTCATAA
- the gatC gene encoding Asp-tRNA(Asn)/Glu-tRNA(Gln) amidotransferase subunit GatC — translation MADETSHVTKDQVVHIADLARLCPSAEEAERLSREMSQIVDFIGQLSELDTAGVEPLHHVFGQTTVLGDDEPVPSLPTGTALKNAPARKDDYFLVPKVIEK, via the coding sequence TTGGCAGACGAGACTTCACACGTCACCAAGGATCAGGTAGTGCATATCGCCGATCTGGCCAGACTCTGCCCATCGGCTGAAGAGGCCGAGCGCCTCTCCCGTGAAATGTCCCAGATCGTTGATTTCATCGGTCAGTTGAGTGAACTCGATACCGCGGGTGTCGAGCCGCTTCATCATGTCTTCGGTCAGACGACCGTCCTCGGCGACGATGAGCCTGTTCCATCGCTCCCCACCGGGACTGCCCTAAAGAATGCTCCAGCGCGTAAAGACGACTACTTCCTGGTGCCGAAGGTGATTGAGAAGTGA